The nucleotide sequence ACTGGAAGTATTTATTTAGAGTTAATTGTTTTATATCAGGTACACATATGGTTAAAGTAGTTTATATAAATCCCTTCACGTTAACGCAGTTGCAGCCGCCCAACATAGTTACGTCATGTGTTTGACAGTCGTGGTAGGTACACTATACTATGGATGGGCGTATCCACCCTAATATCGATACCAACGTTGGtattggtatcggatcgatactagTCTTACGAGAACGATATTTTAGTTTAAAGCTTTCTAATCTACGCTTAGTATTGCTTTCGTTTCATTAAGAGCAGATATGGATCTGAATATGCTGCTCCTTTCACgggttttgactagaagggatacagctacctccactgggcatgcgcacttcaataccgcataatttttgtcaagcagaaaacagttgattaatattttgttattattgtaaggttaggtttagggttggggtagatGTAgccgttagctaatgtaatttattgtaattagaTGGCGAGGGtttgcaccacttccggccgCAGCTGTATCCTTTTAAGCAACAACCCATTTCACACGTtactcttcctcttcttctacTTCCTTGTTTTTTTGGCGCATTACACCCTTTGTGCAGAACGCCACCTACTGTACGTTGCTGTTGTGCAGTCCTGATCCTCAAATACttcatttagaaaataaaataaatataacgagaaaaaaaaacctatCAACACGAATTCCTAGGGTTCACGGTCCCATCTGGAGCTGCGTGTTCAGCTCCTCCAGAATGTTCCCATAAATCCCTACATTGTCCAACCTAATTTTAAATCCTCACATTAAACCCTGTACTGTTAAAGTACCTTATTAGTAACCTATATCCTTCACTGTCTTTATTAATCTCATATCCTAACACATATCCTATGtcattaattacttttccttttccacttaaatatgttattaattCCATTCTTTCTTCATCATGTTTTTTACAATCAGATATTACATGCTCCACTGTTTCCCACTCCTTCCCACAAAACTCACACAAACCACTCTCATGTGCTCCCGTTATAAATAGAGATGAGTTCAATCCCGTGTGTCCGAGTCTCATCCTTGTCAACATAACATGATCCTTTCTATTTTTtccataaatgttttgtttatttgtaactttttttattttattattttatagaaGTGCCTACCCTTATTATCTAAGTTCCATATTTCTTGCCAGTCCTTTAAAATATGATCTATGATTAACGTTTTATCCCCCCATTTACTTAAAGATACATGCATATCTATTTCTTCCTTTTTAAGAGCATCTTTTGCCAGTCATCAACCTGTTACACTTCCTCTGCTCTCTGCTGCTGTTTAGTTGTCCTGTCATCACGTGACTCCGTGCAGCGGCACCAAACGCATGCAGGCACTGACCAGCGCTTCGACTGGGCGATGACAGAAAGAAAGTGGAGTTATTTTACCAATTCGCAGTGTCGCCTTTACGATCTCCTTACAAAATAAACTAGAACAGTCCAGTTACACACTATATTTGTACTATTTTTGTAATTACATGTCGAACGGGCAACGTAACTGGCACATCCCAGGCACGTAATTTCAttactaaattaaaaaaaacaagaataacaaaaacattttggtataattgtgtgcactttatttaaaatgtatatttgtttttatttttgtaattgttttaatgaCTGAGATTTGTTAAGGGAGAAGTTGTTTGGGTATTATATTGTTtctgtagaaaaaaatgtaaaaatgttgttctccagtaataattttgtgTGAATTTCATGCCTATAAATTTAGTTCATTGcagtaataaaaatatttttcatttggcttaaaagtgtttaaaatctGTCCTTGGTTTTAACATACACATGACAATATACTTGCAATTTGAGAGCACAAATTACAAAATCTTTCAGTGTATACTGATTTAGCATGCTGATGATGCATTCACCACATAAATCATGACTCTGCAGTAAAGAACATGTATGTTTaaatgcatgattttaaaagtaATAATTATAGATATCAGTGATACTGGGCCTGTATTTACGTGGTATATCGATACAAAATTTTGACACAGAGAGAATTGCTTTAATGTAACTGGTAAGCCCTATGTTGTGTAAATCCGAGTGACAGGTCAACTAAACATTTAATTGTGATATTTATCATGGTACAAGAAATCCGATACGAGATTAgtagtaaaatatatttattagccAATTAATACATTCCTCAAAGTCCTCAACAGTATCTTATTGTAGTCTTATTGTAAATACGTGGTCATTAAGATTTTTTGTCCTGAATACATTATCCTGTGCtcttttttaagaaaaagaaaaaacaagtcCGTAAAGTGAACAATGTAATGGTACATAACAAACAGTGAGATTACAGTGATAGAGATGTGTACAGTTAAAAATGTGACTTTACAGTTAAATTTGGAACACAGTACATAACTTAAAATCTACAGTAACAAAGGTTAGTTAAAGCGCTGAGTGCCTGAGGTTTATCAGAATGCATTTAaagaacatttataaaaaatattacataatacacaaaaaatgagacataatttaagaaaaaattaaATAGATAATATTATGAAACAAAATCATTCACAGTTACATTAGTTATTGTACTAAAGGCAGGCTCTCCAGGTAGGAACTCCCTTAAAACATATTTCAGCAGCATCTAGGAACAcacacagaattttttttaaacacgaTGCTGGAAAAACATGTAGAATAGGTTTTAACTgctaaatataattaataatagaGTTCTCACATAGAGCAGTTTCTTGTTCCCGTCTGTATCCTGGAAGATCTTGAACACAGTTTCCACATCGCCCTTATTCAGGATTAGAGATTTTGAATCTAAAACCCCCACAAATTTACTGAACATTAGCAACATAAAATCAACACGTGAACCAGTATGTTTAAACCATAAATATCGTACATACATGTTGAACTTAAGAGCTGCAATGCCCTTTCCTTGGTCTCAAGCTTTTCCTCACTGTCACGTGGTGGTCGGAGAGGCATGTTTCCATTAGGCCATATTCTGTCCCGAAAATTGTCAATGTAGGATGCAATCTGAGCTTCTGTTGGATTcatcttatttaaaaaactattcaCCTTTCTGTATGGGAAGAAATTGTATGTGAATCTtcacatcaacaacaacaaaggtTTTTACACTGTTGCCAAGATTTGAATGCTGTGCTCAAAAGTCAGCAAtctaaaaaatggagaaaaatctggccacacataacaaaaacacaggatacaaagaaacaaaacttaCTTTTTTAACAAAGGCATGAAAGGTTTCAAAATGGCATCCACAAAGATATTAATGAGGAAAGAGTTACCTGaggaagaaatataaaaatatcagatattttttattagtttttaacTACTTAAAGACCAGCGAAGTCAAGAAATCTCAAATCATACCAGTTATTTCCTTCAATAAATCAAAAATGGCTTTGGTGGCCTCAAGTTGCTCCCAATTGGTCTGGTTGAGCTCTTTTTTCTGTACCTGTGGCAGACTGGCCGTCTCTCCAGTTTTCTCTTTTCCTTTGAGCTTTTGTGATCCAttcgtttttttgtgtgttaactgttctttttttcttctaaagCCATCAGTTGTGTCAGCCTGTAAACCTTCATTACAGTTACTGGTCAAGTTTGGGACATCACTGGAGTGTACAGCAGGAGTTATTAACTTTGATCTATTAACAAAGATATCTAAGCTCTCAGCAAGACTCTCCTGTCCGTCCAAAACCACTTCAGGGTCATCTGATATTTGTTTGCTGTCCTGCACATGCATTTCTGATTCCTGAGGGGTCCAAAACCTAAAGTTTACAGCTGTTGGCTCTTCCGTAATGCCTCCCTCCTGCTCTTCAGTTGTGTCAGTGCAGGCTAGGCGTGCTGGATTCTGTGTGGCATGATTTACTGGGGCTCTTGCTTCATCAAGCTTATCTTCCCTTCTGAGGTTATGAGACTGAAAAAGTATAGTAAAACACATGATAAGGTTAGGTTACCTGGATTGCCACAGGGTGGCAGTATTCTCAATGTACAGTTGTACACTGCTGTGCGGTAGTACTTGGggtttgtaaaattaaaatgcattgcaAGCAGCAGTTTAAAGGTGTTTTCACGTGTAAGCAGATtcgatattaaagggatagttcacccaaaaatgaaaattctgtcctgaATTTGTCCCCCCCAACTGTATACAAaggtttacaaagaaatgtatacaggtttggaacaacttgagggtgtgtaaatgatgacagaattttcatttttgggtgaactatccctttaaatctttcTGCATCTATATTGATCCTTGATTAAGAGAAGTCTTAAGTTATTTTCCACACAAATGATCTGAAATGGCTATATTTTACATTGATATTTGTTTATTATGCATTTATCAGTCTCCAAACTACAAGTCTGTATTTACCTCTTCCTCATCTTGGCCAGGAGTGAGAAAGTTTGCAAGTCCACTCAGAAGACCCCACACACCTCCATCTTGTTCCTCTTCGCTCAGTAACCGTGCAAGAGGGCACAAGAACTGGAATACAGGCTGACTGTGACTAAGTTGTGCATCAGAAACTAGCTCCTGAGGAGGAATTTAATTCGAAAAATGAGGTTTGAATTTTTGCTAAAAGTTCCCACAAATTAATGTCTGCAAGTCCACGTCGTCTTACTTGCAAAAAGTGCTCCAAAGATGATCTAACTTCCTCTGTGTATGCGTCATCGAGTTCCCTATTTGATTTTTCTACTATTGTAGATATAGAGGGTAAAGCCGATgtatactttaaaaaaacacatacctTCAAAAAGTgaacctacagtatatattaaaatattaagagaAAGTAATAATGGACACAGCTTGTTCATGATTTCCTCTCTCACCTGCCAGAGACTATGAAAATGAAGAATTTCTGACTGGGTCTTTCTCACATCCCAGTGGAGATT is from Triplophysa rosa linkage group LG13, Trosa_1v2, whole genome shotgun sequence and encodes:
- the si:rp71-46j2.7 gene encoding uncharacterized protein si:rp71-46j2.7 isoform X3, which produces MHTWRCFVAVVFVLVWYFSAFGQLWTQAFFCFLSFFNFFFKNQERETSTQTDDLTEVTTRQVTTKESSDENDATGTGQHLPQTKQYPNVQRSLLQVFKCAYAYLVQPWYTAPELGDSQPLHRALQNEFNLVVEKIICKAKNFDVSATSVGCVRILTQHLHNAKQSDSSPVFSTRFEEMEFLRTFSEALVRNLFPEYLWQPKLYQCFLTEIVATKVLDVLVTNLCSPDNLNQMVVLQLDRITPKSSVGELLNSDREGTPSSTASEGAEVLTDDTEDSRSEESRGKKKGNRIKEKISKFVDKVKSKQAKKKKLKKKERELLQRALTARRPAVIEDDGGSSRECSIRSNIDTDNDSDMDVCPTSFQVQEDRMEFKLSYEMWRVGKWAVQVRNVQKENDELCFTVHLEERNNPENLHWDVRKTQSEILHFHSLWQYTSALPSISTIVEKSNRELDDAYTEEVRSSLEHFLQELVSDAQLSHSQPVFQFLCPLARLLSEEEQDGGVWGLLSGLANFLTPGQDEEESHNLRREDKLDEARAPVNHATQNPARLACTDTTEEQEGGITEEPTAVNFRFWTPQESEMHVQDSKQISDDPEVVLDGQESLAESLDIFVNRSKLITPAVHSSDVPNLTSNCNEGLQADTTDGFRRKKEQLTHKKTNGSQKLKGKEKTGETASLPQVQKKELNQTNWEQLEATKAIFDLLKEITGNSFLINIFVDAILKPFMPLLKKKVNSFLNKMNPTEAQIASYIDNFRDRIWPNGNMPLRPPRDSEEKLETKERALQLLSSTYSKSLILNKGDVETVFKIFQDTDGNKKLLYMLLKYVLREFLPGEPAFSTITNVTVNDFVS
- the si:rp71-46j2.7 gene encoding uncharacterized protein si:rp71-46j2.7 isoform X2, producing the protein MHTWRCFVAVVFVLVWYFSAFGQLWTQAFFCFLSFFNFFFKNQERETSTQTDDLTEVTTRQTKESSDENDATGTGQHLPQTKQYPNVQRSLLQVFKCAYAYLVQPWYTAPELGDSQPLHRALQNEFNLVVEKIICKAKNFDVSATSVGCVRILTQHLHNAKQSDSSPVFSTRFEEMEFLRTFSEALVRNLFPEYLWQPKLYQCFLTEIVATKVLDVLVTNLCSPDNLNQMVVLQLDRITPKSSVGELLNSDREGTPSSTASEGAEVLTDDTEDSRSEESRGKKKGNRIKEKISKFVDKVKSKQAKKKKLKKKERELLQRALTARRPAVIEDDGGSSRECSIRSNIDTDNDSDMDVCPTSFQVQEDRMEFKLSYEMWRVGKWAVQVRNVQKENDELCFTVHLEERNNPENLHWDVRKTQSEILHFHSLWQVCVFLKYTSALPSISTIVEKSNRELDDAYTEEVRSSLEHFLQELVSDAQLSHSQPVFQFLCPLARLLSEEEQDGGVWGLLSGLANFLTPGQDEEESHNLRREDKLDEARAPVNHATQNPARLACTDTTEEQEGGITEEPTAVNFRFWTPQESEMHVQDSKQISDDPEVVLDGQESLAESLDIFVNRSKLITPAVHSSDVPNLTSNCNEGLQADTTDGFRRKKEQLTHKKTNGSQKLKGKEKTGETASLPQVQKKELNQTNWEQLEATKAIFDLLKEITGNSFLINIFVDAILKPFMPLLKKKVNSFLNKMNPTEAQIASYIDNFRDRIWPNGNMPLRPPRDSEEKLETKERALQLLSSTYSKSLILNKGDVETVFKIFQDTDGNKKLLYMLLKYVLREFLPGEPAFSTITNVTVNDFVS
- the si:rp71-46j2.7 gene encoding uncharacterized protein si:rp71-46j2.7 isoform X1; the encoded protein is MHTWRCFVAVVFVLVWYFSAFGQLWTQAFFCFLSFFNFFFKNQERETSTQTDDLTEVTTRQVTTKESSDENDATGTGQHLPQTKQYPNVQRSLLQVFKCAYAYLVQPWYTAPELGDSQPLHRALQNEFNLVVEKIICKAKNFDVSATSVGCVRILTQHLHNAKQSDSSPVFSTRFEEMEFLRTFSEALVRNLFPEYLWQPKLYQCFLTEIVATKVLDVLVTNLCSPDNLNQMVVLQLDRITPKSSVGELLNSDREGTPSSTASEGAEVLTDDTEDSRSEESRGKKKGNRIKEKISKFVDKVKSKQAKKKKLKKKERELLQRALTARRPAVIEDDGGSSRECSIRSNIDTDNDSDMDVCPTSFQVQEDRMEFKLSYEMWRVGKWAVQVRNVQKENDELCFTVHLEERNNPENLHWDVRKTQSEILHFHSLWQVCVFLKYTSALPSISTIVEKSNRELDDAYTEEVRSSLEHFLQELVSDAQLSHSQPVFQFLCPLARLLSEEEQDGGVWGLLSGLANFLTPGQDEEESHNLRREDKLDEARAPVNHATQNPARLACTDTTEEQEGGITEEPTAVNFRFWTPQESEMHVQDSKQISDDPEVVLDGQESLAESLDIFVNRSKLITPAVHSSDVPNLTSNCNEGLQADTTDGFRRKKEQLTHKKTNGSQKLKGKEKTGETASLPQVQKKELNQTNWEQLEATKAIFDLLKEITGNSFLINIFVDAILKPFMPLLKKKVNSFLNKMNPTEAQIASYIDNFRDRIWPNGNMPLRPPRDSEEKLETKERALQLLSSTYSKSLILNKGDVETVFKIFQDTDGNKKLLYMLLKYVLREFLPGEPAFSTITNVTVNDFVS